From a single Bacillus sp. BGMRC 2118 genomic region:
- a CDS encoding ABC transporter substrate-binding protein: MGKKKWHRSLSLLMLAFVLLLSACSGTTTTDEGNGDSEESKKPIKVGVLASMTGPLEAYGKQSIQGFELGLDYATDGTREVNGQKIEFIVEDTETKPEVAIQKATKLLEEDEVDFLVGSSSSGDTLAVLPLAEEYEKIMVVEPAVADSITGSEFNKYIFRTSRNSSQDAVAGAAAIADKGVKIATFAPDSSFGQDGIAAFKEAALDLGAEIVHEEYADPAATDFTSNIQKIIEAKPDYLFVVWAGANSPWNQISDMKVQDKGIKISTGAPDIAALSTMNALVGMEGFTVYYHDLPQNDINKWLVEEHKKRFDGTVPDLFTPGGMSAAIAIVEAIKETKGDTDAETLIEAMEGMSFETPKGKMTFRPEDHQALQSLYAIRLEKKDGVDYPVPVLIRELTPEETAPPIRNK, translated from the coding sequence ATGGGTAAGAAAAAATGGCATCGTAGTTTATCTTTATTAATGCTAGCATTTGTTCTTCTTTTATCAGCATGTTCCGGCACAACGACAACAGATGAGGGAAATGGAGATTCTGAGGAAAGCAAGAAACCAATAAAGGTTGGTGTTTTGGCATCTATGACAGGTCCTCTTGAAGCATATGGCAAACAATCCATTCAAGGATTTGAGCTGGGCTTGGATTATGCAACAGATGGAACGAGAGAGGTAAACGGTCAAAAAATTGAATTTATCGTAGAAGATACGGAAACAAAGCCAGAGGTTGCAATTCAAAAAGCAACAAAGTTATTAGAGGAAGATGAAGTTGATTTCTTAGTTGGATCTTCAAGTTCAGGTGACACATTGGCTGTACTACCGCTTGCTGAAGAGTATGAAAAAATCATGGTGGTTGAACCGGCTGTAGCTGATAGTATCACAGGTTCAGAGTTTAATAAGTATATTTTTAGAACTTCTCGTAACTCTTCACAAGATGCGGTAGCAGGAGCAGCTGCCATTGCAGATAAAGGGGTGAAAATTGCAACCTTTGCTCCAGATTCATCGTTCGGTCAAGACGGGATCGCTGCATTTAAAGAAGCCGCATTAGATCTTGGTGCGGAAATCGTACATGAAGAGTATGCAGATCCTGCTGCTACTGACTTCACTTCTAACATTCAAAAGATTATTGAAGCAAAACCTGATTACTTATTTGTTGTTTGGGCAGGGGCAAATTCTCCTTGGAACCAGATTTCAGATATGAAGGTACAAGACAAAGGGATTAAAATCTCAACAGGTGCTCCTGACATTGCGGCACTATCTACCATGAATGCTTTAGTAGGGATGGAAGGGTTCACCGTATATTATCATGACCTACCACAAAACGATATTAATAAATGGTTAGTAGAAGAGCATAAGAAGCGATTTGACGGAACAGTCCCAGATCTGTTTACTCCTGGTGGAATGAGTGCAGCCATTGCAATTGTAGAAGCAATCAAGGAAACAAAAGGAGATACAGATGCTGAAACGTTAATTGAAGCGATGGAAGGAATGAGCTTCGAAACGCCTAAAGGGAAGATGACTTTTAGACCCGAAGATCACCAGGCCCTTCAATCACTATATGCGATTCGTTTAGAAAAGAAAGACGGCGTTGACTATCCGGTTCCTGTATTGATTCGTGAACTCACACCAGAAGAAACAGCACCACCAATTCGTAATAAGTAA
- a CDS encoding ABC transporter ATP-binding protein produces the protein MSNIIETKDLTISFGAHTAVDQVNFSVPSQHFKSIIGPNGAGKTTFFNLLSGQLSPTKGEVFLKGENITKLSPTERTRKGIGRSFQITNVFPNLTVLENVRLAVQSKHGVRYNFLSHFQSFRGHEEESHELLRKVLLDSKAHSLAKNLAHGEKRKLEIAMLLALETEVILLDEPTAGMSIEEVPTILEVIKQIKEEGSRTIILIEHKMDMILDLSDSVTVLFNGTLLADGTPQEIMDNETVQKAYLGGLYDAS, from the coding sequence ATGAGTAACATTATTGAAACGAAGGATTTAACCATTTCATTTGGTGCGCATACCGCAGTAGACCAAGTGAACTTTTCAGTGCCGTCTCAACATTTTAAGTCTATTATTGGGCCAAACGGTGCAGGAAAAACAACGTTTTTCAATTTATTAAGTGGGCAACTGTCTCCAACAAAAGGTGAAGTTTTTCTTAAAGGGGAAAATATAACGAAGCTGTCACCTACGGAACGTACTCGGAAAGGAATTGGTCGTTCTTTTCAAATCACAAATGTATTTCCGAATTTAACAGTACTTGAAAATGTAAGACTTGCAGTGCAGTCGAAGCACGGAGTTCGATATAACTTTTTATCTCATTTTCAGAGCTTCCGGGGACATGAAGAAGAATCACATGAGTTACTTCGAAAAGTACTACTTGATTCTAAAGCACATTCACTCGCAAAAAACTTAGCTCATGGTGAAAAACGCAAACTGGAAATTGCGATGTTATTAGCATTAGAAACAGAAGTGATTCTCCTTGATGAACCAACAGCTGGCATGTCAATTGAGGAAGTTCCAACCATTCTTGAAGTGATTAAACAAATAAAAGAGGAAGGATCGAGAACAATCATTCTAATCGAACACAAAATGGATATGATTTTAGATTTATCTGATTCAGTTACTGTTTTATTTAATGGCACGTTGTTAGCAGACGGGACACCACAAGAGATTATGGATAATGAAACGGTACAAAAAGCATATTTAGGGGGCTTATACGATGCTTCTTAG
- a CDS encoding ABC transporter ATP-binding protein: MLLRVEHIETYIEQYHILQGVSIVANKGEVTVLLGRNGAGKTTTLRSIMGLNPAAKGKILYKEKEIQNLPTYEIAKLGIGYVPENQGIFADLTVEENMKVAIRKQDGETMKRLDWILELFPDLKKFWKKAGGTLSGGQKQMLSISRAFIGNNELLLIDEPSKGLAPIVVESVMNAIQELKKEATIILVEQNFMMASNIGDYFYIVDDGRSVLDGKMELLKKDEILRKKYLGIA; the protein is encoded by the coding sequence ATGCTTCTTAGGGTAGAACATATCGAAACGTACATTGAACAGTATCATATTTTACAAGGAGTTTCCATCGTTGCCAACAAGGGTGAAGTAACTGTGCTACTTGGTAGAAATGGAGCAGGAAAAACAACAACACTTCGTTCCATTATGGGGCTTAATCCGGCAGCAAAAGGAAAGATTTTATATAAGGAAAAAGAGATACAAAACCTTCCAACCTATGAAATTGCAAAACTGGGAATTGGTTATGTACCAGAAAACCAAGGGATATTTGCCGATCTCACAGTAGAAGAAAATATGAAGGTTGCCATTCGAAAGCAGGATGGTGAAACGATGAAACGACTTGATTGGATTTTAGAATTGTTTCCAGATTTAAAGAAGTTTTGGAAAAAGGCTGGCGGAACATTAAGCGGAGGTCAGAAGCAGATGCTCTCTATCTCCAGAGCGTTTATCGGAAATAATGAATTGTTGCTTATTGACGAACCAAGCAAGGGACTTGCGCCAATCGTTGTAGAAAGCGTCATGAATGCGATTCAAGAATTAAAAAAGGAAGCGACAATCATATTAGTGGAACAAAACTTCATGATGGCTAGCAACATTGGTGATTACTTTTACATCGTAGATGATGGACGGAGTGTACTTGATGGAAAGATGGAACTATTAAAGAAAGATGAAATACTACGTAAAAAATACTTAGGGATTGCGTAA
- a CDS encoding branched-chain amino acid ABC transporter permease gives MEVLVNLLINGLATGMLIFLLAAGLTLIFGLMDVLNFAHGGLFAWGAYAGVWSYGVTDSFLVGIICAIAVGLVLGLLMEKFIIGPVYGNHVQQILITLGVMLVLGEMLKVVWGPNQLSAKTPEWLTGSWEWGDIILIKYRLFIIIVGFLVFLAVHLLLTKTKLGLVVRAGVMDKEMVQALGINIKRVFMYVFMIGSAMAALGGVLLGPYSGVIYAEMGMEFAILAFIVVVIGGMGSITGSVMAAILVGVTGSLMAYFVPELSLAVNMMLMMIVLIFRPQGLFQLKKG, from the coding sequence GTGGAAGTATTGGTTAATTTGCTTATAAACGGTTTAGCGACAGGGATGTTAATTTTCTTACTGGCAGCAGGATTAACACTTATATTCGGATTAATGGACGTCCTGAATTTTGCTCATGGTGGATTGTTTGCTTGGGGAGCGTATGCGGGAGTATGGTCTTATGGAGTAACAGACAGCTTCTTAGTCGGTATTATATGTGCAATCGCAGTCGGACTTGTTTTAGGCTTGTTAATGGAAAAGTTTATAATCGGGCCAGTATATGGAAATCATGTACAACAAATCTTAATCACTCTCGGCGTCATGCTTGTTTTAGGGGAAATGTTGAAGGTAGTTTGGGGACCGAACCAGTTAAGCGCGAAAACACCTGAGTGGTTAACGGGAAGCTGGGAATGGGGAGACATTATCCTTATTAAATACCGTTTATTTATAATCATTGTAGGATTTTTAGTTTTCCTTGCCGTACATCTTCTCCTTACAAAAACAAAGCTAGGATTAGTTGTGAGAGCAGGAGTTATGGATAAAGAGATGGTGCAAGCGTTAGGAATTAACATTAAGCGAGTATTTATGTATGTGTTTATGATTGGTTCTGCAATGGCCGCACTTGGTGGAGTATTACTCGGACCCTATTCTGGTGTCATCTATGCAGAAATGGGGATGGAATTTGCAATTCTGGCCTTCATCGTTGTTGTAATAGGTGGAATGGGAAGTATTACGGGTTCAGTTATGGCAGCGATTTTAGTTGGAGTAACTGGTTCTCTAATGGCGTATTTCGTTCCCGAGTTATCACTTGCAGTTAACATGATGTTAATGATGATTGTATTAATTTTTAGACCTCAAGGGTTATTTCAATTGAAAAAGGGGTGA
- a CDS encoding branched-chain amino acid ABC transporter permease gives MLILFTQIFIFAVLAMSYDLLLGYTGIVSFGHAMFFGIGAYSTGIFLDRMDGSILALVIGLLVGAVLSAVVSFVVGILSLRLKSHFYAMLTMAFAGLFLVLAQKWRSVTHGNDGFTFSIPDAFKEREVLYFTSLFLMILVFFGLRRFTSSPVGKVLQAIRENESRTESLGFHILHYKVIASVIAGVIASFAGSFYVLTLRFVNTSVFTMDITLDALLMTIIGGVGTLAGAILGAGIIEFAHHWLTGLAKVHWIFERWIILFGIVYILSVMFFPKGIVGTSKHWFEKRKYARVNEGQLTDKNADVMR, from the coding sequence ATGCTTATATTATTTACTCAGATCTTTATATTTGCGGTTTTAGCGATGAGCTATGATTTATTACTTGGATACACTGGTATCGTATCATTTGGCCATGCGATGTTCTTTGGTATCGGTGCCTATTCAACAGGTATCTTTCTAGACCGTATGGATGGGTCGATTCTAGCTTTAGTAATAGGATTACTTGTTGGGGCGGTACTTTCGGCAGTCGTTAGCTTCGTTGTAGGAATTCTCTCCTTACGGTTGAAGAGCCACTTTTATGCAATGCTGACAATGGCATTTGCCGGATTGTTTTTAGTACTAGCGCAGAAATGGCGTTCTGTCACACATGGAAATGATGGCTTTACATTTAGTATTCCTGATGCATTTAAAGAAAGGGAAGTGCTATATTTCACATCTCTATTCCTTATGATTCTAGTATTTTTTGGATTAAGACGTTTTACATCCTCACCGGTAGGAAAGGTGCTGCAGGCAATAAGAGAAAATGAATCGAGAACAGAATCTCTAGGTTTTCATATTCTTCACTACAAAGTAATTGCTAGTGTAATAGCGGGTGTAATAGCGAGTTTTGCCGGATCTTTTTATGTACTCACTCTTCGTTTCGTCAATACTTCTGTTTTCACGATGGATATTACATTGGACGCATTATTAATGACGATTATTGGAGGAGTTGGAACGCTTGCAGGTGCGATTTTAGGTGCTGGGATTATTGAATTTGCTCATCACTGGTTAACAGGTCTGGCGAAGGTACATTGGATTTTCGAGAGATGGATTATTTTATTCGGAATCGTTTATATTCTGTCTGTTATGTTCTTTCCAAAAGGAATTGTTGGAACAAGTAAGCATTGGTTTGAAAAACGTAAATATGCCAGGGTCAATGAAGGGCAATTAACAGACAAAAATGCGGATGTCATGAGGTAG
- a CDS encoding 3-oxoacyl-ACP synthase: MVSIGIRSTGIYLPKSVMTSEELAGISGIPKEIVENKLGIKQKPIPGPDDHTCHMGVLAAKEAIDNAGIDPLDIDLVIYIGEEHKEYPLWTAGIKLQQEVGALNAWAYDVALRCGTTVMALKVAKDMMKADDSIRTVLLAGGYRNVDFIDYKNARTRFMYNLSAGGGAIILEKAYGENELLESHIMTDGSFSEDVVVVAGGTKEPITPEAIRLNRNMLDVLDPQGMKQRLEEKSMVNFLTVIRKSLEKSGYSEQDIDFIGILHMKKSAHDYVLKELGLREEQSIYLEDYGHIGQIDQILSLQLAEQEGKLKSGDIVVLVSAGIGYAWGATTIRWGECLVDS, encoded by the coding sequence TTGGTTTCAATTGGGATTAGGAGTACGGGCATCTATTTACCAAAATCTGTGATGACTAGCGAAGAACTAGCAGGAATATCAGGTATACCTAAAGAAATAGTAGAAAATAAGCTTGGTATTAAACAAAAACCAATACCTGGACCAGATGATCATACATGTCATATGGGGGTACTTGCCGCAAAGGAAGCAATAGATAATGCAGGCATAGATCCGCTTGATATTGATCTAGTTATTTATATTGGAGAAGAACATAAAGAGTATCCTCTTTGGACAGCAGGGATAAAACTCCAACAAGAAGTAGGAGCACTTAACGCATGGGCTTATGATGTAGCACTTAGGTGTGGAACGACTGTTATGGCGCTAAAAGTGGCGAAAGACATGATGAAAGCCGATGATTCAATACGTACAGTGTTGTTGGCAGGAGGTTACCGGAATGTTGACTTCATAGACTATAAGAATGCTAGAACAAGATTTATGTATAACTTGTCTGCAGGTGGTGGAGCAATTATTTTAGAAAAAGCGTATGGAGAGAACGAATTACTAGAAAGTCATATAATGACAGACGGTTCGTTCTCTGAGGATGTAGTTGTAGTGGCAGGTGGGACGAAGGAACCAATTACACCAGAAGCCATAAGGCTCAATCGAAATATGCTGGATGTACTTGATCCTCAGGGAATGAAACAACGCTTAGAGGAAAAGTCGATGGTCAACTTCTTAACCGTGATTCGTAAATCGTTGGAGAAAAGTGGGTATTCTGAGCAAGACATTGACTTCATCGGGATCTTACATATGAAGAAGTCAGCACATGATTATGTATTAAAAGAACTTGGATTACGTGAGGAACAATCCATCTATTTGGAGGACTATGGACATATCGGTCAAATTGATCAAATATTATCTCTGCAATTAGCTGAGCAAGAAGGTAAGTTGAAAAGTGGGGATATTGTTGTACTTGTAAGCGCAGGTATAGGATATGCCTGGGGAGCAACGACCATCAGGTGGGGTGAATGTTTAGTAGATTCATAA
- a CDS encoding alpha/beta hydrolase, with translation MSIQLNKVELSNGETLGYRLREGQGKTLLLVHGNMTSSKHWDLLIEALPKDYHIIAVDLRGFGESTYHKPITSIKEFTDDVKLFVDALGLKDFAMMGWSTGGGVVMQFQVDYPGYATELILLASVSTRGYPFYGVNEQGQIDLTKRYRSLEEIKQDPVRTIPIQGAYNSGNRELLRMIWNATIYDQNQPTPEKYEEYIDDMLTQRNLAEVYHALNTFNISKHHNGVTEGTNLVTKITIPTLVLNGERDKVVLKIMTDEIAADLNESIVTVVELKGCGHSALIDDVTQLVDVVTAFLGKKVGETQ, from the coding sequence ATGAGTATCCAATTAAATAAAGTAGAATTATCGAATGGTGAAACATTAGGTTACCGGTTACGTGAAGGACAGGGCAAGACATTACTTTTAGTACATGGAAATATGACATCCTCTAAACATTGGGATTTACTAATTGAAGCCTTACCAAAGGACTATCATATTATTGCAGTTGATCTTCGTGGATTTGGTGAATCGACTTATCACAAGCCGATTACGAGTATTAAAGAATTTACAGATGATGTAAAGCTTTTTGTCGATGCTCTTGGATTAAAGGATTTTGCCATGATGGGCTGGTCAACTGGTGGGGGAGTCGTCATGCAATTTCAGGTAGATTATCCTGGCTATGCAACCGAACTAATTCTATTAGCTTCTGTTTCTACGAGAGGTTACCCATTTTATGGTGTGAACGAACAAGGACAAATTGATCTCACCAAACGCTATCGATCACTAGAAGAAATTAAGCAGGACCCAGTTCGGACCATTCCTATTCAAGGAGCTTATAACTCGGGGAACCGGGAATTATTACGTATGATTTGGAATGCAACAATATATGACCAAAACCAGCCAACACCGGAAAAGTATGAAGAATACATCGATGATATGCTTACGCAGCGTAATTTAGCAGAAGTGTATCATGCATTAAATACATTTAATATAAGTAAACATCATAACGGTGTGACAGAAGGAACGAATCTAGTGACGAAAATCACCATTCCAACCTTAGTGTTAAACGGGGAACGTGACAAAGTTGTTCTTAAGATAATGACTGATGAAATTGCAGCAGATTTAAACGAATCAATAGTGACGGTTGTTGAACTAAAAGGCTGTGGTCATTCAGCATTAATAGATGATGTAACCCAATTAGTAGATGTTGTAACCGCATTTCTTGGAAAG